The window ACCACATTCAAAAGAACCAATACTGTTTATGCAAATCGCTTCTTCATGACAATTTTGTAATAAAGTCGAACATTCGTCAACATCTAAAAAACAACACACGCAAAACAAGGTTTAAGCGATAACCTACTCACTTTTCACAAGGTTAGGCTGCTATCAAATAGACGTGAATATCAGGCTATTATACCGTTACAAACTGTTCCATTTCCAGAGTAGCCATTTAAACATTGGCAGATGAAACTTCCTTTTGTGTCTACACACATTGCTGCTTGGTGGCAACTATGATTCTCCATTTCACATTCATTCACATCTAAACTCAAAttgcattttcatttattgTGTTCTGTTAAATTTTGGTGCTTTCTGTCTAGCAACTTAATAATTAAcgaaaatttgattttttttactttgacaAGTGTTTCCGTCTCCAGTAAAGCCAGCATTACACGAACATTCAAACAATCcaacaatatttttgcagGTAGCGTTGTCGTCACAGTCGTGGATTGGATTGTTACATTCGTCAACGTCTGCAAAaagattttgtatttattaaCGGCTCAAAGTATCCACTAACCATCGCCTGttaaaaacgtaaagtttATAATGCTTTTACCTTTACAAACCGTTCCATTTCCAGTGTAACCCTTCCAACACTGACAAGTGAAACCTCCCTCAGTGTCCACACAGTTTGCCGTTTGATGGCAGTTGTGAGTGCTGGTGTTACATTCATCTACGTCTAAATGACGACGTTATTAAATAATATTCTGCGAAGTGTACTTCAGTTTTATACAAACGTTACAATTTGTTTAAACAGTTTAAAGCATAAAAACCTTGCTCATATCGAATTTACTTAAACACATTCTGCCATCTCCGGTAAATCCATTATTGCATGAACATTGAAATGTACCAACGGTGTTTGTGCATTTAGCGTTTTTATCACAATCGTGCAATTCCTTTGAACATTCGTTCACAtctgtaaaaatgttttgcttatAGTAACTAACGTCATAAAACTTTTCAGTTCAAAGTTCTGGTTACAGGCCGACAGCAAATTTATCTTTTTTACCTTTACAAACTGTTCCATTTCCAATGTAACCATTCAAACACCGACAAACAAAACTTCCTGCAGAGTCTATACAATCTGCCGCTTGATGGCAATTGTGAGTTTTTGCTTCACATTCATTGATATCTTAAgttgcaattttatttaaacttaaagtttCTTGACTACCACATTTCACTTCaatataaatatgttttctgcAGAAAGTTCGAATAAAATAGCTAAAACCAATTTTACTTGAACAAATTCTGCCATCCCCTGTAAAACCAGTATTGCATGAACATTGAAATGTACCCATCGTGTTTGTACACAAAGCGTTTTCGTcacaattgtgcaattcactcaGACATTCGTCCACATCTTTAAACGTAATTGGTTTGAAAGTGACGGTATGGATTAGGTTACCTTTAACTTCTAACTGTAAAAGTaataatgtattttttttctatacCATCACAAATTTTTCCATTTCCAGAATGACCGCTGAAGCATTGACAAGTAAAACTCCCTTGAACGTCAGTACAGGTTGCTGCTTGATGGCAGCTGTGAATCTCCATTTCGCATTCGTTAATGTCTAAAATTATCAAATTCATTCATATatcatttgtaatttttgctttACTTTTAAAGAAATGTTAATGTGGTTAAAACATATGcttaaaaaagtttacaaaagcCAAATATACTTGCACAAATCCTGCCATCGCCAGTGAACCCATTATTGCATGAACATTTAAATGAACCAATCGTGTTTATACACGTGGCGTTTTCGTCACAATCGTGTAGCTTAGTGTTGCATTCGTTTACATCtgcgaaaatattttgtttaaaattatcgACCAAAATGTGTTCTGTTTCCTTTGGTTTTACCATTGCAATCCCTTCCATTTCCAATGAATCCATCCAAACATTGACAGCTAAAACTTCCTTCTGCATCAGTGCAAATTGCCGCTTGATGGCAGTTATGAACGTCCATTTCACATTCATTCACATCTAAATTGCAACTGAATTAAAAACTAGTGAATATAATTTCACCTTTATAGAAATTCAACTAGTTTCcaaaaattatacaaacaaaacttgcAAATATTGAATTTTACTTGAACAAATCCTGCCATTTCCTGTAAATCCATTGTTGCATGAACATTGAAATGTACCAATCGTATTTGTGCATTTAGCGTTATCGTCACAATTGTGTAATCCACTTAAACATTCGTCCACGTCTATAAGATTGTAACAGATTAAATGCTTATTTAAAATCTTGTTTAAGCAACTTGGTTTCTCACCCAATTTACAGCATTTTCCCAACCAGCCAGAACTACAAGAGCACTGGTTCGATATCAGGATACCGCCATTGTAACATTCCCGATTGCATGGACGATTCTGGATAAGATCGGTAGGACAGCTTGCACCACCACACTTTGAAGTTTGAAGGATTTCTCGAGTCCTCGTGGAAATGCCATCCGGACCACATTGTGCTGAGCAGTTTGTCCACGGAGACCACGATGACATTTCACAATCAACTGCCAGCCAAAACAGGCACTTACTTGTGAAGtcggttttaatattatttatcAGAAGTAAGTTctgcttaaaatatttcttacatGCACTACTACATCCCTTTTTATTTCTGTGCCAACGCTTGATGACATATCATATTTGAcattataaaatgtaaaaattaagatttcaaacgCGGAAATAAACAACAGTATATACCTGGACAACAATGCTCGTTGCAAGGCTGAATCTGATTGGTTGGACCATTGCAAGATGTTCCACCACAAGAGTTTTCAGTTGAAATGCTTCTCGCTCTCGTCTGCGTGCCCCTTCCACATTCACGCGTGCAACTAGGtcaaaaaaaccttttatagaactttaaattaaataaaaaatttacgtTTATATACATTAATAACACACAAGCATTTGTAACACAATCACAATTTCTTATCCAATATTAATCACTACATTCACTTGAAAATTGTACCAAATTGCCAcaataagcaaaataaaagcaGATTTGTTCATAATGTTTAATCAGAGATTAATATATTTCGGACTTTGCTTAAGTCCTTTATCAGAGTACATAACACAATCCATAAATAGGGCCTACACGCTATTTAGGAAAAGTATACAAATCACTTAAACCTGTTGACAACACCAATTTCTTAATTTCCTGAAGTTTTGTTAAATTCTAGAAGTTTTTAAATCTATTTTAACTGTTTACCGATTCCAGTCTGTCCACTTGGACCAGATACAGTTAACTGGACAACAATGCGTGTTGCAATTCCGAATATCTGTTGACAATCCAGAACAACCTAAGCCACCGCAGCTGGTAAAAGTTCCAATCGACCTCGACCGAGTTTGAGTTCCGGTTCCGCATGTTGTTGAGCAGGAACCGTATGATGTCCATGCTCCCCACGCACAGTTGACTGGACAGCATCTTGTGTTGCAAGATCTTGATTTGGATGAAGATCCAGAGCATTTACTTCCTCCACAACTGACGGAAACAGCGGGAGATCTGTATCTGTATTGAGTTCCACCATCACAGGAACGCGAACAGCTTCCATAACTTTCCCACGATCCCCAACGACAATCAACAGGACAACATCCTGTGTTACATCTTCTGGGGCTTGGAAGATTGCAAGATCCGCAAGCCCCTTTTGTCCGTGTAATTGTCGGACTTTGCATTCCTCCACCGCAAGTTCTGGAGCACGCTCCCCAAATCCATTGACAAGGTGTGGTATTACATCTGTATCTTCGTCTCCGCCTGtcgaaataaaatttatagtaaggagcaagtccaaaaacaagttggccctAAATAAAAGAGTGAGAGCACATGGATTGGtaaagcattcttgtttttacgCAGCTACCGGTACCGGACTAAGCTAGAACCAACAACCAAAACTGAACTGCAATGTAGGTTTGCATCTAAATTAACCAGTACAAATATCCCAATTGTAAACTATAGTTCAGGTTTATTTAACACGAAATGTGTTTGTTACACAATTAAGTACGCTTTTGTTATATGCATATTAGTAATTACTATTTACTTGTCGGCCGCTCAAAACATTCTATTTATACTTGATTCAACTACCGGAATCATCCCAATGGTTTCTGTTATGATGACGTAATTAGAACCATCAACTTTATCATAATTAAGAATGACTTTTCGTTTTTTGCCACTTGTTTATGGCAATagctgcttaaccactacatattagtaCAAGTCCTTTCTCCAGTGTATTTGatgacaactactctttgatttaagaccAACTTGCTTTTGGACTTGACTCTTACTTTAAAGAGATTAATAACGTTAACGTATGAATTGGTGGGATTTCTCATAAGGTTTTTAATATTTCGTCCGTTCGTGTCTCGATACACTTACCAAGGCCTTGAAATGTGGAACTGGCTATAAAATAGCAGTAACACCAAAAGGATTTTGAGGTTTCGCATTTTCCCTTCAAGTTTGACAATGCCAACTGCTGTAACGCTTGTTCaagtctaataaaaaaattctttctttGATCCTGTTATGGAAAATAAGGCTACCTGGTTTATCTTTCCAAAGAGCTTTTAGACAATTAAATCAGCAcgattttgtaaaattgtttacttCTTTTATTCGTTGGTTTATATATGCTGCCGTACACGTTTCCAAAACACGATTTTCGTGTTTTTTGATAGTCATCTGTAAAGTTCGCATTCGTGACAAACTTATCTCTCCGTCTAGCCAAAAGACTTCCTGGTGTATTGGTCTTCGTTGACCACCTAAGGTGGAGAATTTTTAGCATCAGTATTCGCATTTGAGCCATCTGTGATGATCAAATGCTGCGTTTCACTACTCTGATCACAAACATGCCTCCACGTTTATTAGAAAGGTGACGTATCACATCTTTGGTTCTGTTTACgagtttgcaaaaaatgtaataacTTATGGGTGCGTTACAGAAAGTATCATTTACATTATCATATGCACTCATTTATTGTGCTTACCAAGAcgctgaaaaataaaacaaacaaaagaaatttttacgaTATTTTTTCTCAGCCGTTTTCCTTTCCCATCTTATTTGATATCCAGTAACAGTTAAAAAGGCAACATTTGGGATTACCAGCTGTTGTGTTGAACGGGACAGAAGTAATATCT of the Clavelina lepadiformis chromosome 7, kaClaLepa1.1, whole genome shotgun sequence genome contains:
- the LOC143466267 gene encoding uncharacterized protein LOC143466267, with protein sequence MRNLKILLVLLLFYSQFHISRPWRRRRYRCNTTPCQWIWGACSRTCGGGMQSPTITRTKGACGSCNLPSPRRCNTGCCPVDCRWGSWESYGSCSRSCDGGTQYRYRSPAVSVSCGGSKCSGSSSKSRSCNTRCCPVNCAWGAWTSYGSCSTTCGTGTQTRSRSIGTFTSCGGLGCSGLSTDIRNCNTHCCPVNCIWSKWTDWNRCTRECGRGTQTRARSISTENSCGGTSCNGPTNQIQPCNEHCCPVDCEMSSWSPWTNCSAQCGPDGISTRTREILQTSKCGGASCPTDLIQNRPCNRECYNGGILISNQCSCSSGWLGKCCKLDVDECLSGLHNCDDNAKCTNTIGTFQCSCNNGFTGNGRICSNVNECEMDVHNCHQAAICTDAEGSFSCQCLDGFIGNGRDCNDVNECNTKLHDCDENATCINTIGSFKCSCNNGFTGDGRICANINECEMEIHSCHQAATCTDVQGSFTCQCFSGHSGNGKICDDVDECLSELHNCDENALCTNTMGTFQCSCNTGFTGDGRICSNINECEAKTHNCHQAADCIDSAGSFVCRCLNGYIGNGTVCKDVNECSKELHDCDKNAKCTNTVGTFQCSCNNGFTGDGRMCLNVDECNTSTHNCHQTANCVDTEGGFTCQCWKGYTGNGTVCKDVDECNNPIHDCDDNATCKNIVGLFECSCNAGFTGDGNTCQNVNECEMENHSCHQAAMCVDTKGSFICQCLNGYSGNGTVCNDVDECSTLLQNCHEEAICINSIGSFECGCKIGFVGDGLQCANVNECNETNHECHTNATCIDHYGSYSCSCKDGYSGDGYYCQDFDECADGAHTCHLNAKCWNTEGSFTCTCVQGYFGNGTQCKKIPTTGDAVPRAGQQNFSQSALDIPKLVAYIAAGVVGVLLVVLIAVLIYKRRKGKLYNIVGHLTKPVKPVPKVEANIYENDTLAPITAEDSL